One stretch of Oncorhynchus clarkii lewisi isolate Uvic-CL-2024 chromosome 1, UVic_Ocla_1.0, whole genome shotgun sequence DNA includes these proteins:
- the LOC139413905 gene encoding phytanoyl-CoA hydroxylase-interacting protein-like isoform X3 codes for MDCRAKDHITNYFIDLNKKEHNNSNKFKHKDVPTKLVAKVVPLPMTVRGHWFLSPRTDYTVAVQTASKQSDGNYAVSEWSEIIEFYTADYSTVHLIQLLEKAEVIAGRMLRFSVFYRNQQNDYFNKTSPSCGSRETQDNRMLPTVKDNSGSHGSPISGKLEGIYFSCNTEFNTGKPPQDSPYGRYRFEIQAEVLFNPKTNLYFGDFYCMYTAYHYVILVLAPEGSPGDRFCKGRLPALDILDNCFLTCTQEEEEGGRLVFHHAQDVILEVIYTEPVDLALGSVEEIQGHQLSSMSTINAKKDPSCKTCNISVGR; via the exons GATGTCCCCACTAAGCTGGTGGCGAAGGTGGTGCCACTGCCCATGACAGTGAGAGGCCACTGGTTCCTGAGCCCCAGGACAGATTACACTGTAGCTGTCCAGACTGCCTCCAAACAGAGTGACGGGAACTATGCTGTCTCTGAATGGAGTGAGATCATCGAATTCTACACTGCAG ACTACTCTACTGTGCATCTGATACAGTTGCTGGAGAAGGCCGAGGTGATAGCTGGTAGGATGTTGAGATTCTCAGTGTTTTATCGGAACCAGCAGAATGACTACTTCAATAAAACGAG CCCCTCTTGTGGTTCCAGAGAGACACAGGACAACCGGATGCTCCCGACTGTAAAGGACAACAGTGGCAGCCACGGCTCTCCCATCAGTGGCAAGCTGGAAGGCATCTACTTCAGCTGCAACACGGAGTTCAACACAGGCAAGCCCCCCCAGGACTCCCCCTACGGACGCTACCGCTTCGAGATCCAGGCCGAGGTCCTGTTCAACCCCAAGACCAACCTGTACTTCGGGGACTTCTACTGCATGTACACAGCCTACCACTACGTGATCCTGGTGCTGGCCCCAGAGGGCTCCCCAGGGGACCGATTCTGTAAGGGCCGCCTCCCGGCGCTGGACATCTTAGACAACTGCTTCCTGACATGCacccaggaggaggaggagggggggcggCTGGTGTTCCACCACGCCCAGGATGTGATTCTCGAGGTGATTTACACCGAGCCCGTGGACCTGGCCCTAGGCAGCGTGGAGGAGATCCAAGGACACCAGCTCAGTAGCATGTCCACCATCAATGCTAAGAAGGACCCCAGTTGTAAGACCTGCAACATCAGCGTGGGACGCTAA